In Kutzneria kofuensis, the DNA window ATGACCCTCGTCGCGGGGCCCGGCCCGGTCCCGACAGCCGCCAGCGCCGACGGCAAGATCCTCGCCAGGGCGGCCGGCGACGGCAAGGTGGTGGTGTCGGGCCTGCACAGCATGGTGATCGACGCGAACCTGGACCATGTGCAGGCGATCGCCGTCGCCGGCAACGGCGATGTCTACGTCAGGACGGCAACCAACCTGTCCATCTGGCACACCGATCCGAAGCTGCTGCACGACACGGCCTGCCGGCTCGGCCCCATTCCCGAATCCCAGTGGCAGCAGTACTTTCCGGGGTTCGAGTACCGGTTGCCGGGGTGAGGGGGAAGCCATGTGGGACCTGGCGTGGCGGGAGATCGCGGCCATCGACGCCGCGCTCGCCGACGGGGTGATCGACCAGCAGGGCTGGCACGACGCCATGGCCGGCCTGCTGCGTGAGCCGTACCTGGGCGCGAAGACACCGTGGGAGCAGTCGGGCAAGTCGGGGACGGAGCAGGACTGGGTGCGGACCCGGAAGGTGGTCGTCGAGGCCCTCGACCGGCACGGGAGTTTCCTGGATGTGGGCTGCGCCAACGGATACCTGATGGAGTGCGTGGCGATCTGGGCGGGGGAGAAGGGCCTGGACGTGCAGCCGCACGGCGTGGACATCGTGCCGGAGTTCGTCGAGCTGGCCCGCGGACGGCTGCCCGGCTGGACCGATCGCATCCACCTCGGCAACGCCCTGACCTGGAATCCGCCGCAGCGCTACGACTTCGTGCGGACCGGCCTGGAGTACGTGCCGGCCAACCGGCGGCGGGACTTCGTGACCCGGCTGCTGGCCGACGTGGGCGACCGGCTGATCATCGGACCGTACACAGTGGACATCGGCGACGAGGAGACCGAGCACGAACTGGCCGACTGGGGCTTCACGTTGAGCGGCCGCGTCGAGACCCCGCACGAGAAGCCCGGCGGCGTCCGGAAACTCCTCTGGGTCGATCAGTCGTAGTAGCGTCGCAGCCACTCCAGGGCGATCGCCCGCCCGTCCGGCACGAAGTCGGTCGTCGGGTCCCGCAGCTGGCGGGCGAGCTCGTCCAGGTCCATCCACTCGCCGGAGACGATCTCCTCGGGCTGGTGCCTGATCGGCCCTTCCCATGTCGTCTCGTACACGAAGTTGTGGCACCGCACCGGCGGCTCGTCGAAGGTGAACCGGTACAGGAACCGCAACGGCGCGCCGGTGATGCCCAGCTCCTCGGCCAGCTCCCGCACCGCCCCGTCGGCCGGGACCTCGCCCGCGTCGACCACCCCGCCGACCCCGCAGTCCCGCAGCCCCGGAAAGACGTCCTTGTCCGGGCTGCGGCGATGCACGTAGACCCGACGGCCGTCGGCGGACCGGACCCAGATCGCCGTCGCCGCGTGCCACAGCCCCTCGGCCCGCATCCGTCCCCGGGTGACGGTTCCCACGGGCGAGCCGTCGGGGGAGTACAGGGCGATCAGCTCGTCGGCGGCCACGAACCGATCTTCGCACGTCATGAACCGTGACCGGATGTGAGGCGTATTCGACCGGGACCCTGCCGGACCGAGGAGCCGATGGTGAACAAGAGCATCAAGGTGGCGGTGGCGGTGCTCGCGCCGCTCGCCGTCCTGGGGACCTGCGCGGCCGTCATGCAGGCCGCGAACGCCGACCCGGTCGCGCTGCAGCCCAGAGTGACCCTCGCCGGCTCGGTGCTGCCGCGGTTGGCGCAGTCCGCCCGCATCGGCGACGTGCCGGCCGACAAGCAGCTGTCCGTCGCGGTCAGCCTGACGCCGTCGAACTCCAAGGAGCTGGACGAGTTCGTCAAGCAGGTCAGCGACCCGCGGTCGCCGGTGTACGGCAAGTACCTGACGCCGGAGCAGTTCACGGCCAAGTACGGCGCCTCGCAGAACCAGGTCGACCAGGTGACGACGTACCTGAAGTCGAAGGGCCTGACCGTCGACTCGGTGGCGGCCAACCGCCTGATCGTGGACGCCAGCGGCCCGGCGTCGGCGATGGAGCAGACGTTCGGCACGCGCCTGTCCACCCGCCGCGACGCCAGGACCGGCCAGGAGTACTACGCCAACGACTCCGCCCTGAGCCTGCCGGGCAACCTCGCGTCCGCTGTCAGCGACGTTGCCGGCCTGGACAACCACCGCAAGCTGTCGCACCCGCCGCTGCGGCAGCGGGCCGTCCGCGGCGTCACGCCGGCGCAGCTGAACGGCGCGTACGACGTCAAGGGCCTCAACGCCACCGGCGCCGGGCAGCAGGTGGCGGTGTTCGAGCTGGACGCCTTCCAACAGCAGAACATCGACGCCTACGACAAGCAGTTCGGCCTCACGCCGCCGCAACCGGTCGTCAAGAAGGTCGACGGCGGGGTGGCGCTCGGCGAGGGGCAGACCGAGGTGGAGCTGGACATCGAGGCGATCCAGGCGATCGCGCCGAAGGCCCAGCTGACCGTGTTCGAGGGCCCCAACAGCAGCCGCGGCGTGATCGACACGTACGCGGCCATCGTGAACAGCAAGATCCCGGTCGTGTCGATCAGCTGGGGCGGCCCGGAGGAGGCCGGTTCGCAGGCCGACCTGAAGGCCCAGGACACGCTGTACAAGCAGGCCGCGGCCCAGGGGCAGAGCCTGTTCGCCGCCTCCGGCGACAGCGGCTCCGACGACATCGGCAACGGCGGCACCAGCGTCGACTTCCCGGCCAGCGACCCGTTCGTCACCGGCACCGGCGGCACGCACCTCGTCGTCAGCGGCACCAACGCCCGCACGAGTGAGACCGGCTGGGACGGCTCCGGCGGCGGCAACTCCGTGCTGTTCAGCGCCCCCGACTACCAGGCTGACCTCGGCAACAAGGCGCGCATGGTGCCGGACATCGCCGCGGACGCCGACCCCGCGACGGGCCTGGCCGTGTTCAGCAAGGGCCAGTTCGGCGTCGTCGGCGGCACCAGCGCGGCCGCGCCGCAGTGGGCTGGCTTCGCGGCGCTGTACAACCAGCTGGCCTCGGCCGCCGGCAAGCCGAACCTCGGCTTCGCCAATCCGGCGCTGTACAAGCTGGCCGGCACCGCGGCGCTGCACGACATCACCAGCGGCAGCAACGGGGCCTTCACCGCGGCCAAGGGCTACGACCGGGTCACCGGCCTCGGCAGCTTCGACGCCGCCAAGTTCGTCCAGACCATGCTCGGCACCTGACACCCCCGTACCAGATTTTAAGTGTGGGAACGGACCATTCCTCAACTCCGAGTTGAGGAATGGTCCGTTCCCAACACCGAGGGGTAGTCCTCAGGGTGGATTCGTGGTAGCGACGTCAGGATGACGACTGGTGATCCACTAGGTCCCTAGCGTCTCCGGGCGTGAATCCACGGATCGTCACCCGACTCGCCCTGTCGGACCTGCGCCGCCACCCCGGCCGGACCCTGCTGCCGGGGCTGGCCCTGCTGGTCGGCGTCGCCTGCCTGATCGCCTCGCTGATGCTCGGCGACGCGATGGACGCCGCCGTGAAGGCGGGCGCGGAGCGGGTGCCGCAGCCGGTGGGCGTGGTCGTGTCGACGGTCGGGGACGAGAGCAAGGCGCCCGACCTCGACGACGTCGCCCGGCAGCTCACCGGCGCGCCGAACGTCGCCAAGGTCGTGCCGGTCCAGAAGGTGTCGATCGACATGATCGGCGCGGACGGGCGGGCGCTGCCGAACCGACTGACCGCGGCCATCGACCCGGGCGACCCGTCGCTGAACCGCTACGCGCTGCAGGACGGCCACACGCCGGCCGCTGACGGCGAGGTGGCCATCGACAAGGTCACGGCGTACCAGCGGCACCTCTCGCCGGGCAAAAAGATCGAGCTCGTGGACGCCGCCGGCCACCCGGTGCCGGTCACGGTCAGCGGCGTGACGCAGATGGGCAGCCACGGCGACGAGCCGTTCGTCATCGTCGGCAAGGACCTGGCCGCGAAGCTGAATCCCCGCTTCGACACCACCGAGCTGGATCTGCTGCTCACGCCCGGCACGAGCGACATCGCGGAGCGGGCGAACCTGGCCCAGCAGCTCGGCCAGGGCATCAGCGTGACCACTGCCGACGGCGAACGTTCCATCCAGGCTTCCGACAACACGGTCCGGGTGCTGCTGTTCCTGTTCAGCATCCTCGCCCTGGCGACCTCGGTCTTCGTCGCCGGCGCCACCTTCCGCGCGGTCTACCTGCAGCGGCAGAAGCAGACGGCGCTGCTGCGCTGCGTCGGCGCGGACCGCACGCCGATCGTGTGGGCCAACCTCATCGAGGCGCTGATCACCGGCGGCCTGTCCGGCACGGTCGGCGCGCTGCTCGGCGGCACGGTCGCCCGGCTACTCGGCTGGATCCTGGACGTCACGGGCGTGTCCACGATGCTCGGCGCGACCCAGCTGCAACCGGCGGCGCTGCCATCCATCGGCTATCTGATCACCGGGATCATCGTGGCGGCGGCGCTCAGTGCGTTCGCCGCCGTGCGGCCGTCGCTGGCCGCCGCTCGCGTGTCGCCGCTGGCGGCGCTGCGGCTGGCCGACGAGGCGACGCCCGAGCGTCGCACAGTCCGCGCCCGCAACGTCCGCGGCTGGCTGCTCGTCGGGGCCGCCGTGCTGTTCGCTCTCGGCGCACTGGCCACCCAGCGGTCCATCGGCTCCCCGTTCTTCGCCCTGTTCTCCGGCATTGCCGCGGTCGCTGGCGTCTTCGGCTCGTTCGGGCCCCGCATGGTGCCGTTCCTGGGCCGCGGGATCGGCTGGATCGCCGGCAAGGTCTTCGGCCCGCACGTCCGCCTCGCCGGCATCGAGCTGGGCCGGGTACCGCAGCGCGCCGCGTCCGTGGCGATGCCGCTGGTGCTGGCCAGCGCGATCGTGGCCGGCGCCGTCGTGCTCATCGGCACGGCCCGGGACATCGCCTTCTCCCAGGGCGATCCGACGCGGCCGGACGCGCAGATCGCCGACACGGGTCACCGCCCGCTCGGCCCGGACGTGCTCAAGGCCGCCCAGCAGCCCGAGGTCGACCAGCTGCTGCCGATCAGCGGCGGCGGCAGCGGCATCACCGTCAACGGCGCCAGGATGGGCGTCGCAGGCGTCGATCCCGCCAAGCTCGACGCGTACCTGCAGGCCGTGCACCAGCCCGTCGCCACCAAGTTCGGCCCGGACAGCGCCCTGGTCGGCGGCTGGCGGCTGGGCGACAACAAGGTCGAGGTCGGCCAGCAGGTCACCATCAGCGGCCTGGCCGGCGGGCCGCGCACCGTGACCGTCGTGGGCACGCTGCCCCGGGTCGACCTGGACTTCGCGGACGTGCTGGTCGGCGATCCGAGGATCGCGCCGGTCAGTGCCGTCGTGGTCAGCGTGAAATCCGGCTTCGACCAGGCCGCCTACCGCAACGCGGTGCTCGCCGCCCTGCCCAACTCGCCGACCGTGACCGTGACGACGGCGTCGCAGAGCACCGAGGAGACGCAGCGCAACCTGGACCTCGCCGCGGTCACTCTGATGGTGCTGCTCAGCCTGAGCGTCGCCGTCGCGGTCACCGGCATCGGCACCGCGTTGAGCATCTCCGTGCAGGAACGGCGCAAGGAGGTGGCGCTGCGGCGGGCGCTCGGCGTGACCCGATTGGGTGTGACGGCGGGCATCCTGGCCGAGGCGGTGCTGCTCGCGCTGACCGGACTGGTCGGCGGCACGATCCTCGGCACGGTGTACGCGGAGCTGCTGATCGCGGGCATGGGCGTGCACACTTGGCCGAGCCTGCCCTGGGGCCAGCTGGCAATCGGGGGAGCCGCGGTCGTGGTGCTGGCTGTGCTCGCCGCCGTAATGCCTGCTCGGACGGCCTCCCGGGTGCGCCCGGCGGTGGGACTGGCCGGTTCGTGAACCTGGTCACCGTGCTCGCTTGTCGGTCCGACGTCGTAGGCTGCTGACATGCGGCGGATCATGGGCACCGAGGTCGAGTACGGCATCTCCGTACCCGGCGACCCGACGGCGAACCCGGTGTTGACCTCGACCCAGGTGGTGTTGGCGTACGCGGCGGCGGCGGAGATCCCGAGGGCGCGGCGCGCCCGGTGGGACTACGAGGTGGAGTCGCCGCTGCGCGACGCGCGCGGCTTCGACCTCGGGGCCCCGGGCGTGCCGCCGTCCGACCCCGACGTGGAGGACCTCGGCGCGGCCAACGTCATCCTGACCAACGGCGCCCGGCTCTACGTCGACCACGCGCACCCGGAGTACTCCGCGCCCGAGGTCACCAACGCCCGCGACGCGGTGATCTGGGACAAGGCCGGCGAGCGGATCATGGAGGAGGCCGCCATCAAGGCCGCCTCCGTGCCTGGCCAGCCGCGGCTGCAGCTGTACAAGAACAACGTGGACGGCAAGGGCGCCAGCTACGGCACCCACGAGAACTACCTGATGTCCCGCAGCACCCCGTTCACCGCGGTGATCGGGGGCCTGACCCCGTTCTTCACCTCGCGCCAGGTGGTCACCGGCTCCGGTCGGGTCGGCATCGGCGCCTCCGGCGACCACGCTGGCTTCCAGCTGTCCCAGCGCGCCGACTACATCGAGGTCGAGGTCGGCCTGGAGACCACGCTCAAGCGCGGCATCATCAACACCCGCGACGAGCCGCACGCCGACGCCGACAAGTACCGCCGGCTGCACGTCATCATCGGCGACGCCAACCTGGCCGAGTACTCCACGTATCTCAAGGTCGGCACCACCGCGATCGTGCTGGACATGATCGAGGCCGGCCGCCGCTTCGACGACCTGCGGCTGGCCGACCCGGTGCGGGCCGTGCACACCATCAGCCACGACCCGACGCTGAAGGCCACCGTCGAGCTGACCGGCGGGCGCAAGTTCTCCGGCCTGGACATCCAGTCGGCCTACCACGAGCGGGCTGCCGCGTTCCTGGACGCCGAGGGCAGCGGCGACCGGGTCGCCGCGCACGTGCTCAAGACGTGGGGCGAGGTGCTGGACGCGCTGCGCCGGGACCCGATGGAGTGCGCCGACCGGCTGGACTGGCCGGCCAAGCTGCGCCTGCTGGAGGGCTACCGCAACCGGGACAACCTGGCCTGGGGCTCGCCCCGGCTGCAGCTGGTCGACCTGCAGTACTCGGACGTGCGGCTGGACAAGGGCCTGTACAACCGCCTGGTGACCAGGGGCTCGATGAAGCGCCTGGTCAGCGAGGAGGAGGTGCTGGCCGCCGTGCAGACGCCACCGGAGGACACCCGGGCCTACTTCCGCGGCCGCTGCCTGGAGCGCTACCCGACCTCGGTCGCGGCCGCGTCCTGGGACTCCGTCATCTTCGACATCGGCCGCGAGTCGCTGGTCCGGATCCCCACGCTGGAGCCGCTGCGGGGGACGAAGGCGCACGTCGGGGCGCTGCTGGAGGCCGCGAACACGGCCGAGGAGCTGGTGGACGCCCTCACCAGGGGGTAGACACGCGTTGATCACGACCCGAGTGGCTCAGAGACGAATGTCAGTGCCGCTGGGTAGTGTTGTGACCAGGCCAACCAGTCACCGGGAGGCGGCAATGGCTCAGGAACAGGTTCAGCGTCAGGGTGGGGGCGACGGCGACGAGGGCGCCGACGGCGCCGCGGCCGCGGGTCAGGAGCGCCGGGAGAAGCTCGGCGAGGACGTCGACGCCATCCTCGACGAGATCGACGACGTGCTCGAGGAGAACGCCGAGGACTTCGTGCGCGCGTACGTGCAGAAGGGCGGCGAGTAGGCCCCAGGTCCACTGCGACCAGTGGCCAACCCGTGACACCGACTCCACAGGCGGCAGGGAGAAACAGCACTACATGGAGCACAACTCGAACACGGGCGCGGCACTGCCGGCGGCCTATCTCACGCCGGGCACGTCCTCGTTCGTGGATTTCCTGCGCGCACAGGCGCCCGAACTGCTGCCGTTCAACCGGGTCTCGCCCGGCGCACGGCCGCTGGAGCTGACCCACGGCACCACGATCGTCGCCGTCGCCTACAAGGGCGGCGTGCTGATCGCCGGTGACCGGCGGGCCACCCAGGGCAACGTGATCGCGCACCGTGACATGGACAAGGTGTACGTCACCGACGAGTACTCCGCGGTCGGCATCGCCGGCACCGCGGGGCTCGCGGTGGAGATGGTCCGGCTCTACCAGCTCGAGCTGGAGCACTACGAGAAGCTCGAGGGCGTGACCATCACGCTCGACGGCAAGGCCAACCGGCTGGGCGCGATGATCAAGGGCAACCTGGAGGCGGCCATGGCCGGCCTCGTCGTGCTGCCGCTGTTCGTCGGCTACGACGTCGACGCGCCCGACCCCGACCGGGCCGGCCGGATCGTCACCTACGACGTCACCGGCGGCCGGTTCGACGAGCACGCGGGCTACCACTCGATCGGCTCCGGCTCGGTGTTCGCCAAGGGCTCGTTGAAGAAGCTGTACGACCCGGACGCGGACCAGGACGCGGCCGTGCGCACCGCCATCGAGGCGCTCTACGACGCCGCCGACGACGACTCCGCGACCAGCGGGCCCGACCTGGTGCGCCGGATCTTCCCGGTCGTCATCACCGTCAACGGGGTTGACGGCGCCGTGCGGCTGCCCGACGAGACCGCCGCCGCGGTGTCCGAGGCGGTTGTCGCGGACCGCACCCGCAGCTGAGGTCCGCCGCGATGACGTATCCACGAACCACAGGAGCCGCACAGTGACGTTGCCGTTGTACGCATCCGCCGAGCAGGTGATGCGGGACCGCTCGGAGCTCGCCCGCAAGGGCATCGCCAAGGGCCGCAGCGTCGTCGTGCTCACCTACACCGACGGCGTGCTGTTCGTCGCCGAGAACACCTCGTCGACGCTGCGCAAGGTGTCGGAGATCTACGACCGGATCGGCTTCGCCGCCGTCGGCCGGTACAGCGAGTTCGAGAGCCTGCGGGTGGCCGGCGTTCGCCACGCCGACCTTCGCGGCTACCAGTACGACCGCCGGGACGTGAACGCCCGCTCGCTGGCCAACGCCTTCGCCGGCCTGCTCGGCTCGATCTTCACCGAGCAGATCAAGCCGTTCGAGGTCGAGGTCTGCCTGGCCGAGGTCGGTGGCTCGTACGGCACCGACCAGCTCTACCGGCTGACCTACGACGGCTCCATCTTCGACGAGCCCAAGTACGTCGTCATGGGTGGGCAGGCCGACGCCATCTCCGGAGCCCTCAAGGACTCCTTCCAGGACGACGCCCCCCTGGCCGACGCCCTGCGGGTCGCTGTCGCCGCCTTCGACGCCGGCAGCCCCGCCAGCAACGGCGCCCGTTCGCTCGAGGTCGCCGTCCTGGACCGCAAGCGCCCGCGCCGGGCGTTCCGGCGGATCCAGGGCAACGTCCTGGAGCAGTTGCTCGCCTCGACCAAGCCCGCCGAGGCGGAGCCGCCCGCCGCCGAGGAGCCGGAGAAGCCGGCCGAGTAGCCCGCTTCCGGTTCCCGCTTCGTCAATGGCCCCGGCCACCTCGGCCGGGGCCATTGCTGTGCGCGTCAGCGATACACGGTCAGCGCGGTGCGGCGGGCCTTGAACGTGAACACGGTGCCCTCGGGGCCGACCTCGCCGTCGGTGGCGATGGCGACGGCCCGGCCGTGCACGCGGACGTCGAAGCCGGGCAGGTCCATCTGCCGGTAGGTGTGGCTGCGGTGCAGGGCCCCGGCCAGGGCGGCCAGCACGAATCGGATGCGCGAGAACGGCACGTCGGCGCGGATGAAGCGGACGTCGAGCAGCCCGCTGTCCAGCCGTTGCCGAGTAGCCGGGGCGAAACCCCGTGGCAGGTACGGGTTGTTGCCGACGAACACCATCCACACCGTCTGCCGGCGGCCGTTCAGGGTGACGGTCAGCGGCTCGGCCTCGTGCAGCACCCGAACCAGCGCGTAGGCGCCGGCGGGCCACTTGCCCAGGCGCTTGGCGTGCTTGTCGCGCAGGCGAACCAGGTCGGGGTAGCCGCCGAGGCTGGCGGTGTTCAGGAAGATCGTCGGCTCGGCGCCGTCGACGGACACGGATCCGAGGCCGATGGCCATGCCCTCGCCGGATTCCGTTGCGGTGCGGGTCTGCTCCAGGCTGGCGACGCCGATGTCCCGGGCGAAGTGGTTGAGGGTGCCGGCGGGCACCACGGCCAGCGGCAGGCCGGTGCCGGCGGCGACCGAGGCGACGGCGGCCACGGTGCCGTCACCACCGGCGGCGCCGAGCGCCCGCACCGCCGAGAAATCCTGGTCGGCGAGATCGTCGATGCGGATCACGGTCGCCTTGGGCCAGGCGGCCTTGATCTCGTCGGCGGGATCGGTGTCGTCGGGGCCGGAGTTCGGGTTGGCGACGATCGTCAGCCCCTCGCCGTCCTGCAGCACGGGCGTGCGGACGGGCACGGCCGACTCGGCCGGCTGGCCGACGCCGACGGGCCACCAGCGCTGCGTGAGCAGGCCCAGGCCGAGCCCGAGCGCGGCGCCGCAGACCACGTCGGACGGCCAGTGCACGCCGGTGTGCACGCGCGAGTACGCCACGGCGGCGGCGACCGGCGCGACGAAGGCGGCGGCGACCGGCGACTCCAGGGCGACGGCGGTGGTGAAGGCGGCGGCCGACGCGGCATGGCCGGAGGGGAACGACGACGACGTGGGACGGCGGGTCAGCCGGCGGGCGACGGGCACCAGGTCCGCGGCCGGCCGCCGGCGCGGGAAGATCTGTTTGCCCAGCGCGTTCGCGGTGAAGCTCGCGCCGGCGATGGCGACCACGCCGCGCAGCGCCGCTCGCCGCCCCCGACCTGGGATGGTGGCCAGCACGGCCGCGGCGGTGAACCAGATCAAACTGTGATTCGCTGAAGTCGACAGCTTCTTGACGACAACATCGGCGCGGGACGGCCGCAGAGCCGCCGACCTGCGCATCAGGGCCTCGTCGAGGCGGTTCACGGAGCGCACGTTATGCGAAGGTAGCCGAATTTTCGGCTCGATCCCCGAACGGCGCACGGTCAGTCGGCGTCGGACCGCCTACTGTGAAGGGATGCAGCGGCGGATCTTCGGAATCGAGACCGAGTTCGGGGTGACCTGCACGTTCCACGGGCAGCGTCGGTTGTCACCCGACGAGGTGGCGCGGTACCTGTTCCGGCGCGTCGTGTCGTGGGGGCGCTCCTCGAACGTCTTCCTGCGCAACGGCTCGCGCCTGTACCTGGACGTCGGCTCCCACCCGGAGTACGCGACCGCCGAGTGCGACGACCTCACCCAACTGGTCACGCACGACAAGGCGGGCGAGCGGATCCTGGAGGACCTGCTCGTCGACGCCGAGCGGCGGCTCGCCGACGAGGGCATCGGCGGCGACATCTTCCTGTTCAAGAACAACACCGACTCGGCCGGCAACTCCTACGGCTGCCACGAGAACTACCTGGTCGCCCGGGCCGGCGAGTTCTCCCGCATCGCGGACGTGCTGCTGCCGTTCCTGGTGACCCGGCAGCTGATCTGCGGCGCCGGCAAGGTGCTCCAGACCCCGCGCGGCGCGGTGTACTGCCTGTCGCAGCGGGCCGAGCACATCTGGGAGGGTGTGTCCAGCGCGACCACCCGGTCCCGGCCGATCATCAACACCCGCGACGAGCCGCACGCCGACGCCGAGCGCTACCGGCGGCTGCACGTGATCGTCGGCGACTCGAACATGTCCGAGGTGACCACCCTGCTCAAGGTGGGCAGCGCCAACCTGGTGCTGGAGATGATCGAGCAGGGCGTGCAGTTCCGCGACTTCAGCCTGGACAACCCGATCCGCGCGATCCGCGAGATCAGCCACGACCTGACCGGCCGCCGGCTGGTCCGGCTGGCCGGCGGCCGGGAGGCGTCCGCGCTGGACATCCAGCGGGAGTACCACGCCAAGGCGGTCGAGCACGTGGCGTCCCGCGCCGGCGACGCGACCGCGCAGCGGGTGGTCGACCTGTGGGGCAAGGTCCTGGACGCGGTCGAGCAGCAGGACCTGTCCAAGATCGACCGGGAGATCGACTGGGCGGTCAAGCACCGGCTG includes these proteins:
- the pafA gene encoding Pup--protein ligase gives rise to the protein MQRRIFGIETEFGVTCTFHGQRRLSPDEVARYLFRRVVSWGRSSNVFLRNGSRLYLDVGSHPEYATAECDDLTQLVTHDKAGERILEDLLVDAERRLADEGIGGDIFLFKNNTDSAGNSYGCHENYLVARAGEFSRIADVLLPFLVTRQLICGAGKVLQTPRGAVYCLSQRAEHIWEGVSSATTRSRPIINTRDEPHADAERYRRLHVIVGDSNMSEVTTLLKVGSANLVLEMIEQGVQFRDFSLDNPIRAIREISHDLTGRRLVRLAGGREASALDIQREYHAKAVEHVASRAGDATAQRVVDLWGKVLDAVEQQDLSKIDREIDWAVKHRLIERYQSKHGLELSSPRIAQLDLAYHDIRRGRGIFDLLQRKDLVHRVTDDGEIEAAKDTPPQTTRAKLRGDFIAAAQAAGRDFTVDWVHLKLNDQAQRTVLCKDPFRAVDERVERLISSL